In the Heterodontus francisci isolate sHetFra1 chromosome 6, sHetFra1.hap1, whole genome shotgun sequence genome, one interval contains:
- the LOC137370939 gene encoding serine rich and transmembrane domain containing 1 gives MSTAETATDSFSGSSGNQTIHEPYPLSINTAMDSSSPSHLSNVFVYVSYFMSLLAFLLLLLLIALQRLKNVITSSSSCPECTSDTGSSITNLEACSLSSRTSGFFALSS, from the coding sequence ATGTCTACTGCTGAAACAGCTACTGATTCATTCAGTGGGAGCTCTGGAAATCAGACAATTCATGAACCCTACCCACTGTCCATCAACACTGCCATGGATTCATCATCTCCCAGCCATTTATCTAATGTCTTTGTGTATGTGTCATATTTCATGAGTTTGTTGGCTTTTTTGCTTTTACTACTGTTAATTGCATTGCAGAGGCTTAAGAATGTCATTACTTCCAGTTCCTCCTGTCCGGAATGCACAAGCGACACAGGGAGTTCTATCACTAATCTGGAAGCGTGTAGCCTTTCGTCCAGGACATCTGGGTTCTTTGCTCTCTCAAGTTGA
- the ccna1 gene encoding cyclin-A1 isoform X2 has product MYKNNSAAVKRNANQENIYLVPQVGLFIQKQRTVLGVLNENDQQKRSLSQAPPKPSGIIALDTDNGFTSAKPYNTSECPATFISNPNFSIYMEDEVQDEVEVSECNLTSELETKLGEVGSISKPADDCCLFLDLSEVSPMLVDSSIRSQRYHEDFHLDYLAVEGYAEDIYRYLREAEEKSRPKFGYMKKQPDITPSMRSILVDWLVEVSEEYSLQTETLYLAINYLDRFLSCMSVLRGKLQLVGTAAMLVASKYEEIYPPEIDEFVYITDDTYTKKQLLRMEHLLLKVLSFDMTVPTVNQFLTQFLKEEGIGGQMGTLAMYIAELSLLEADVCLKYTPSLMAAAAFCLANYTINKAFWVFENFSH; this is encoded by the exons ATGTACAAGAATAATTCTGCTGCTGTCAAGCGCAATGCTAATCAAGAAAATATTTATTTAGTCCCACAAGTTGGTCTTTTTATTCAAAAACAAAGGACCGTTTTAGGGGTGTTGAATGAGAATGATCAGCAGAAGCGTTCACTTTCTCAG GCTCCTCCGAAACCTTCTGGTATCATTGCACTGGATACAGACAATGGCTTCACTTCCGCTAAGCCCTACAATACTTCTGAATGTCCGGCTACTTTTATATCCAACCCGAACTTCAGTATTTATATGGAGGATGAAGTCCAGGATGAAGTAGAAGTCTCTGAATGTAATCTGACCTCCGAACTGGAAACAAAGCTTGGAGAAGTTGGTAGTATCTCTAAACCAGCGGACGACTGTTGTCTGTTCTTGGATCTTAGTGAAG TTTCGCCTATGCTCGTAGATTCATCGATTCGCTCACAGCGTTATCATGAAGATTTTCATTTAGATTATCTCGCCGTGGAAGGATATGCAGAAGACATTTATCGGTATCTTAGAGAAGCAGAA GAAAAATCTAGGCCGAAGTTTGGGTACATGAAGAAGCAACCAGACATAACACCCAGTATGCGCTCCATTCTTGTGGATTGGCTCGTAGAAGTCAGTGAAGAGTACAGTCTGCAAACTGAAACGTTGTACTTAGCAATAAACTACTTGGACAGATTCCTATCATGCATGTCGGTCCTGCGAGGAAAGTTACAACTTGTAGGGACAGCAGCCATGCTTGTGGCATC GAAATATGAAGAAATATATCCCCCAGAAATAGATGAGTTTGTCTACATAACCGATGACACTTATACAAAAAAGCAACTCTTGCGCATGGAGCATCTCCTCCTCAAGGTCTTGAGCTTTGACATGACTGTACCAACAGTCAACCAGTTCCTAACGCAGTTTTTGAAGGAGGAAGGGATTGGTGGACAAATGGGAACCCTAGCTATG TACATAGCTGAACTGAGTTTACTAGAAGCTGATGTATGTCTGAAGTACACACCCTCTCTGATGGCAGCAGCTGCATTTTGTTTGGCAAACTACACAATTAACAAAGCTTTTTGG GTATTTGAGAATTTCTCTCATTGA
- the ccna1 gene encoding cyclin-A1 isoform X1, which yields MYKNNSAAVKRNANQENIYLVPQVGLFIQKQRTVLGVLNENDQQKRSLSQAPPKPSGIIALDTDNGFTSAKPYNTSECPATFISNPNFSIYMEDEVQDEVEVSECNLTSELETKLGEVGSISKPADDCCLFLDLSEVSPMLVDSSIRSQRYHEDFHLDYLAVEGYAEDIYRYLREAEEKSRPKFGYMKKQPDITPSMRSILVDWLVEVSEEYSLQTETLYLAINYLDRFLSCMSVLRGKLQLVGTAAMLVASKYEEIYPPEIDEFVYITDDTYTKKQLLRMEHLLLKVLSFDMTVPTVNQFLTQFLKEEGIGGQMGTLAMYIAELSLLEADVCLKYTPSLMAAAAFCLANYTINKAFWPASLAAFTGYSLVDIVPCLNDMHKTFLQAKFQPQQAIKEKYKSSKYLRISLIEPPATLNLHGLI from the exons ATGTACAAGAATAATTCTGCTGCTGTCAAGCGCAATGCTAATCAAGAAAATATTTATTTAGTCCCACAAGTTGGTCTTTTTATTCAAAAACAAAGGACCGTTTTAGGGGTGTTGAATGAGAATGATCAGCAGAAGCGTTCACTTTCTCAG GCTCCTCCGAAACCTTCTGGTATCATTGCACTGGATACAGACAATGGCTTCACTTCCGCTAAGCCCTACAATACTTCTGAATGTCCGGCTACTTTTATATCCAACCCGAACTTCAGTATTTATATGGAGGATGAAGTCCAGGATGAAGTAGAAGTCTCTGAATGTAATCTGACCTCCGAACTGGAAACAAAGCTTGGAGAAGTTGGTAGTATCTCTAAACCAGCGGACGACTGTTGTCTGTTCTTGGATCTTAGTGAAG TTTCGCCTATGCTCGTAGATTCATCGATTCGCTCACAGCGTTATCATGAAGATTTTCATTTAGATTATCTCGCCGTGGAAGGATATGCAGAAGACATTTATCGGTATCTTAGAGAAGCAGAA GAAAAATCTAGGCCGAAGTTTGGGTACATGAAGAAGCAACCAGACATAACACCCAGTATGCGCTCCATTCTTGTGGATTGGCTCGTAGAAGTCAGTGAAGAGTACAGTCTGCAAACTGAAACGTTGTACTTAGCAATAAACTACTTGGACAGATTCCTATCATGCATGTCGGTCCTGCGAGGAAAGTTACAACTTGTAGGGACAGCAGCCATGCTTGTGGCATC GAAATATGAAGAAATATATCCCCCAGAAATAGATGAGTTTGTCTACATAACCGATGACACTTATACAAAAAAGCAACTCTTGCGCATGGAGCATCTCCTCCTCAAGGTCTTGAGCTTTGACATGACTGTACCAACAGTCAACCAGTTCCTAACGCAGTTTTTGAAGGAGGAAGGGATTGGTGGACAAATGGGAACCCTAGCTATG TACATAGCTGAACTGAGTTTACTAGAAGCTGATGTATGTCTGAAGTACACACCCTCTCTGATGGCAGCAGCTGCATTTTGTTTGGCAAACTACACAATTAACAAAGCTTTTTGG CCTGCATCTCTTGCTGCATTTACTGGTTACTCATTGGTTGATATTGTACCTTGTCTGAATGATATGCATAAGACCTTTCTCCAAGCCAAATTTCAGCCACAACAAGCAATTAAAGAAAAATACAAGAGCTCCAA GTATTTGAGAATTTCTCTCATTGAACCCCCAGCAACCTTGAATCTGCATGGACTTATTTAA